From Mycolicibacterium nivoides, a single genomic window includes:
- a CDS encoding Ig-like domain-containing protein encodes MTDFYTIKDAQADLAIAPLNLTVLLAPYSATPALTLESAVDGSLEIPAGYKSVGHFQKQAGLTLGNEFDSKDIEAYGEPEPIRTIINKRTTTFDFSMYQNQRNVLELIWTQDFTDIEPSEFGGIVLEAPKVPKNIYYRAILVGLDDRNDREVWVYWLMPKVKLDRVDNQTLNDDNVIEYKPTLKAFRDDVVGYSVAQGFAGPGWRDIVATAGFGRALTALTITPNAPTVTVATGASHTAQLLVEGDNGINYTPDCTFESSDPLKASVSANGLVTGVAAGTATITAKKGSLTATATVTITA; translated from the coding sequence ATGACGGATTTTTACACGATTAAGGACGCGCAGGCCGACCTAGCGATTGCGCCTCTGAACCTTACCGTGCTTCTGGCTCCGTATTCGGCTACTCCTGCGCTAACGCTTGAGTCTGCCGTTGACGGGTCGCTGGAAATTCCTGCTGGCTACAAGTCTGTGGGCCATTTCCAGAAGCAGGCGGGTCTTACGCTCGGTAACGAGTTCGACTCGAAGGATATTGAGGCTTACGGCGAGCCTGAGCCTATCCGCACGATTATCAACAAGCGGACCACGACGTTCGATTTCTCGATGTACCAGAACCAGCGCAACGTGCTTGAGCTGATCTGGACTCAGGACTTCACGGACATCGAGCCTTCTGAGTTCGGCGGCATTGTTCTGGAAGCGCCTAAGGTGCCGAAGAACATCTACTACCGGGCGATCCTGGTTGGCCTGGATGACCGTAACGACCGTGAGGTTTGGGTCTACTGGCTGATGCCGAAGGTGAAGCTGGATCGGGTTGATAACCAGACGCTCAACGACGACAACGTTATTGAGTACAAGCCGACGCTTAAGGCGTTCCGTGACGATGTTGTGGGCTACTCGGTGGCTCAGGGCTTCGCGGGGCCGGGCTGGCGCGACATTGTGGCTACGGCTGGCTTTGGCCGGGCGCTGACCGCTCTGACGATTACGCCTAACGCTCCGACTGTCACGGTGGCTACGGGCGCGAGCCATACGGCTCAGCTTCTGGTTGAGGGTGACAACGGCATTAACTACACGCCGGATTGCACCTTTGAGTCGAGCGATCCGCTTAAGGCGAGCGTTTCGGCTAACGGTCTGGTGACCGGTGTTGCGGCTGGTACCGCGACGATCACGGCTAAGAAGGGGTCTCTGACGGCTACGGCCACGGTGACCATTACTGCTTAG
- a CDS encoding P22 phage major capsid protein family protein, which translates to MAHIFVKPELVAEIGVKQLQREIVLPGLVWTNPLTNFGGSKNDTITVRVPAITTANRRDLRDTDRTVVASELVEHSFGVTLDKHIYAALKFTDEQRTLDIRDYTSQVLVPQVSAVAFELEDYIAELIEGAPYEETILIDPSDTVPSFITADQRMGEAFVPTDGRVLVVGSAVAAALAKDKQFRHADWSGDQANSALREAHVGRLAGMNVVRSLAIAPDKAYLWHRTAFILAYRTPVVPEGAKAGASFSANNVALRWLADYDYSQLGDRTLLDVFTGRKVVTEVDGSFVRAVELQLTASGISIVGGDFALATRTGTRKLKVRDDNGTDVTARCTFQSATASNATVSASGLVTGVAAGTSVITASYVPPQGGAAKTATATVTVP; encoded by the coding sequence ATGGCACACATTTTCGTGAAGCCGGAACTCGTCGCTGAGATTGGCGTTAAGCAGCTACAGCGCGAGATCGTTCTACCTGGCCTGGTGTGGACTAACCCGCTGACCAATTTCGGTGGTTCTAAGAATGACACGATTACCGTGCGCGTTCCTGCCATCACCACGGCTAACCGGCGAGACCTGCGCGATACGGACCGTACGGTCGTCGCTTCTGAGCTGGTTGAGCATTCATTCGGCGTGACGCTGGATAAGCACATCTACGCCGCGCTTAAGTTCACGGACGAGCAGCGCACGTTGGATATCCGCGACTACACGTCGCAGGTGCTTGTGCCGCAGGTCTCGGCTGTTGCTTTCGAGCTTGAGGATTACATTGCTGAGCTGATCGAGGGCGCTCCGTATGAGGAGACGATTCTGATTGATCCGTCGGATACGGTTCCGTCGTTCATCACGGCTGACCAGCGCATGGGTGAGGCATTCGTGCCTACCGATGGCCGTGTCCTGGTGGTCGGGTCTGCTGTGGCTGCGGCTCTGGCTAAGGATAAGCAGTTCCGTCATGCTGATTGGTCTGGCGATCAGGCCAACTCGGCTCTGCGTGAGGCCCATGTGGGTCGTCTGGCTGGCATGAACGTGGTTCGTTCGCTGGCTATCGCTCCGGATAAGGCTTATCTGTGGCACCGTACGGCCTTCATCCTGGCTTACCGGACTCCGGTTGTGCCTGAGGGCGCTAAGGCTGGTGCTTCGTTCTCGGCTAACAACGTGGCTCTGCGTTGGCTGGCTGACTACGACTACAGCCAGCTTGGGGACCGGACCCTGCTTGACGTGTTCACTGGCCGCAAGGTTGTGACTGAGGTCGACGGGTCGTTCGTCCGCGCTGTGGAGCTACAGCTAACCGCTTCGGGTATCTCGATTGTGGGTGGCGACTTCGCGCTTGCGACTCGGACGGGTACGCGGAAGCTCAAGGTGCGTGACGACAACGGCACGGACGTGACGGCTCGCTGCACGTTCCAGTCGGCCACGGCCAGCAACGCGACCGTTTCGGCTTCTGGCCTGGTGACGGGTGTTGCGGCTGGTACGTCGGTGATCACGGCCTCTTACGTTCCGCCTCAGGGTGGTGCGGCTAAGACGGCTACCGCTACGGTCACCGTTCCTTAG